The proteins below are encoded in one region of Aeromonas jandaei:
- a CDS encoding methyl-accepting chemotaxis protein: MFKNMSIGQKLSAGFAILAVLVLGLAWFSISQLAKLYGDTETITTNLLPSTRYASQMHVAILDARRSELSQVIAGLNKDAQEVSERTLTFNKAKLAFDTAAQKYGAMPFATDEEKQTYEQLLNAGAKYFSVHEELVNAFAAGDLDKVRSLRKNETRAALEEAGAKSLRLREINNEIAEQMTKGVADLYDSARTMSIVVSLITLGFVVVIAWLLTGQIRNPVMVLLEQTRRVSAGDLTSRIDMQQFNNDELGTLAKGFGEMQTNLRTLVSEVSGSVVQLSSAAEEISSVASQSANNMHSQQHELNQLATAMNEMQATVQEVSRNTSDAASAATSASETAELGAKTVNDSIQRIERVASAIESTAVVIRQLGDDSRNIGMVLEVIRGIAEQTNLLALNAAIEAARAGEQGRGFAVVADEVRTLAKRTQDSTSQINNIIAELQQRAEQAGSTMQQSQDLMNTTVATAREAGESISQISGSVSSISHMNIQIATATEEQGAVSEELNRNVVNISHASEEVASGATQMAQACNELNHLATQLQEMVRRFRV, from the coding sequence ATGTTCAAAAACATGTCTATTGGTCAGAAGCTGAGTGCTGGATTTGCCATTCTGGCTGTGCTGGTGCTGGGCTTGGCCTGGTTCTCCATCAGCCAGTTGGCCAAGCTCTACGGTGATACCGAAACCATTACCACCAATTTGCTGCCTTCCACCCGTTATGCCAGCCAGATGCACGTGGCAATTCTGGATGCACGTCGCTCCGAGCTGTCTCAGGTGATTGCGGGGCTAAACAAGGATGCCCAGGAGGTGAGTGAACGGACGCTCACCTTCAACAAGGCCAAGCTGGCGTTTGATACTGCGGCTCAAAAATATGGTGCAATGCCCTTTGCTACCGATGAAGAAAAGCAGACTTATGAGCAACTGCTTAATGCTGGTGCCAAATATTTCTCGGTGCATGAGGAGTTGGTCAATGCGTTTGCTGCCGGTGATCTGGATAAAGTCAGAAGTCTGCGCAAAAACGAGACCAGAGCTGCGTTGGAAGAGGCGGGGGCTAAATCACTGCGACTGCGCGAAATCAACAATGAAATCGCCGAGCAGATGACCAAAGGGGTGGCCGATCTCTACGACAGCGCCAGAACCATGAGCATTGTTGTCAGCCTAATCACCCTTGGCTTTGTCGTTGTGATTGCCTGGCTGCTGACCGGCCAGATCCGCAATCCGGTTATGGTTCTCCTTGAGCAGACTCGCAGAGTCTCTGCCGGGGATCTCACCTCGCGTATCGATATGCAGCAGTTCAACAACGACGAATTGGGAACGCTGGCCAAGGGGTTTGGCGAGATGCAGACCAATTTGCGTACTCTGGTCAGCGAAGTATCAGGTTCAGTAGTGCAGCTGAGTTCTGCTGCCGAGGAGATTAGCTCGGTCGCCAGCCAGTCTGCCAACAATATGCATTCCCAGCAGCATGAGCTCAATCAGCTGGCAACGGCGATGAACGAGATGCAAGCCACGGTGCAGGAGGTATCACGCAATACCAGCGATGCCGCCAGTGCTGCCACTTCTGCCAGTGAAACTGCTGAACTGGGGGCCAAGACGGTCAATGACTCCATCCAGCGCATCGAGCGGGTGGCGAGCGCTATCGAGAGTACCGCGGTGGTGATCCGCCAGTTGGGTGATGACAGTCGCAACATCGGCATGGTGCTGGAAGTGATCCGCGGCATTGCCGAGCAGACCAACCTGCTGGCGCTTAACGCGGCTATCGAGGCTGCCCGTGCCGGTGAACAGGGGCGCGGGTTTGCGGTGGTGGCGGACGAGGTGAGAACCCTGGCCAAACGTACTCAGGACTCCACTTCCCAGATCAACAACATCATCGCCGAGCTGCAACAGCGTGCCGAGCAGGCTGGCAGCACCATGCAGCAGAGCCAGGATCTGATGAATACCACTGTGGCTACGGCGCGGGAAGCTGGCGAGTCTATCTCCCAGATCAGTGGCTCGGTCAGCAGCATTTCTCACATGAATATCCAGATCGCGACAGCGACCGAAGAGCAGGGGGCTGTGAGCGAAGAGCTCAACCGCAACGTGGTCAATATCAGCCACGCCTCCGAGGAGGTCGCTTCCGGTGCAACCCAGATGGCGCAGGCGTGCAACGAACTGAACCATCTGGCGACCCAGTTGCAGGAGATGGTGCGCCGTTTCCGGGTGTGA
- a CDS encoding BPSS1780 family membrane protein, which translates to MNGLSPLRQAPARHPLSRGWVWVRSGFDIFNKGMGASVTMVVFWFGVGMVLDLLPAGGLISQLLYMVWGAGWAVVAARGYRGEALNFNDLFAGFRHKLTPLMLGGLLVLALFTLIGLVCVGLLSMWGLLSVLTQDPDSMVVSALQVQQLLIVLLVGMMLVIPVLMAVTFAPALIYFHDIGILQAARLSFAGCWRNMWPFFWWGILCAILLLFGAVLLLVGLLVVIPALNYSIYVAYRDIFVDEEGEVTPPVTPFGFEA; encoded by the coding sequence ATGAATGGATTATCCCCTTTGCGCCAAGCACCGGCCCGCCACCCGCTCAGCCGTGGCTGGGTCTGGGTTCGCAGCGGGTTCGATATCTTCAACAAGGGGATGGGTGCTAGTGTCACCATGGTGGTGTTCTGGTTCGGCGTTGGCATGGTGCTCGACCTGCTGCCAGCCGGCGGGCTGATCTCCCAACTGCTCTATATGGTGTGGGGGGCGGGGTGGGCCGTCGTGGCTGCCAGGGGATACCGCGGTGAAGCGCTCAACTTCAACGATCTCTTTGCCGGTTTTCGCCATAAGCTGACCCCCCTGATGCTGGGTGGTCTGCTGGTCTTGGCACTCTTCACCCTGATTGGGCTGGTTTGTGTGGGACTGCTCTCCATGTGGGGTCTGCTCTCGGTGCTGACCCAGGATCCCGATAGCATGGTGGTCTCAGCCCTGCAGGTGCAGCAGCTGTTGATCGTGCTGCTGGTGGGGATGATGCTGGTTATTCCGGTGCTGATGGCGGTCACCTTTGCGCCAGCCCTCATCTATTTCCACGATATCGGTATCTTGCAGGCGGCTCGCCTCAGCTTTGCCGGCTGTTGGCGCAACATGTGGCCCTTCTTCTGGTGGGGGATCCTCTGCGCCATCCTGCTGCTCTTTGGTGCTGTGCTGTTACTGGTGGGTCTGCTGGTGGTGATCCCGGCGCTCAACTACTCCATCTATGTGGCGTACCGCGACATTTTCGTCGACGAAGAGGGGGAGGTGACGCCTCCGGTTACTCCGTTCGGTTTTGAAGCCTGA
- a CDS encoding MATE family efflux transporter, producing the protein MSAVDLGTAPLSRLFWRYVTPTVAAMLVTGIYVTIDGIFVGHILGQDGLAGLMLAYPICAVLYAVGALIGMGSSSLASFYLGKGEQKRARHIVGNALVMVLVAAAVLAFIGINYGDEMLAWMGAEGDIFTAGLAYLQWYAWLGVFAVLSMAFTALLRNDGRPGLTTWILVGGGLLNVLLDYLLMAVIPWGLAGAAIATMLSQAVTGGLCLWHFFTPRSKLRIGWDTLLPDWRLMLETVKLGFSSFLMYLYLSVVLALHNKALLAVGTSLHVAAYGVISYTEAFFYLIFEGIAMGIQPIASFNAGAGNWQRVLRIRNLALGVTVAIALCGMVPLYLWPEGAVYLFAGDNATLLPVATLGIWLYFWGLPMEGLLLVGATYFQAINRPRIASLLTGGKLLLIGGFLWGFSTLWGVAGVWLALPTCSTLLVLLMWRAMRQESGSHRQD; encoded by the coding sequence ATGTCCGCAGTCGATCTGGGCACCGCCCCTCTTTCCCGCCTCTTTTGGCGCTATGTCACCCCGACCGTGGCCGCCATGCTGGTCACCGGCATCTATGTCACCATCGATGGCATCTTTGTCGGCCATATTCTGGGGCAGGATGGCTTGGCCGGCCTGATGCTCGCCTATCCCATCTGCGCCGTGCTCTACGCCGTTGGTGCGCTGATCGGCATGGGCTCCTCCTCGCTCGCCTCTTTCTACCTTGGCAAAGGGGAGCAAAAACGGGCGCGCCACATCGTCGGCAATGCACTGGTGATGGTGCTGGTGGCTGCGGCCGTGCTCGCCTTCATCGGCATCAACTATGGCGATGAGATGCTGGCATGGATGGGGGCCGAAGGGGATATTTTTACCGCCGGTCTGGCCTATCTGCAGTGGTATGCCTGGCTCGGCGTCTTTGCCGTGCTCTCCATGGCCTTTACCGCCCTGCTGCGCAACGACGGGCGGCCGGGACTGACTACCTGGATCCTGGTCGGGGGCGGCCTGCTCAACGTGCTGCTCGACTATCTGCTGATGGCAGTTATTCCATGGGGGCTGGCGGGTGCCGCGATTGCCACCATGCTCTCCCAGGCGGTTACCGGTGGCCTCTGTCTGTGGCACTTCTTTACCCCGCGCAGCAAGTTGCGCATCGGTTGGGATACCCTGCTGCCCGACTGGCGGTTGATGCTGGAGACGGTGAAACTCGGCTTCTCCAGCTTCCTGATGTACCTCTACCTCTCGGTGGTGCTGGCGCTGCATAACAAGGCGTTGCTGGCTGTCGGCACCTCTTTGCATGTCGCGGCCTATGGGGTGATCAGCTATACCGAGGCCTTCTTCTATCTCATCTTCGAGGGGATCGCCATGGGGATCCAGCCCATTGCCAGCTTCAATGCCGGCGCGGGCAACTGGCAACGGGTGTTGCGGATCCGCAATCTGGCGCTGGGGGTGACCGTCGCCATCGCTCTTTGTGGCATGGTGCCGCTCTACCTCTGGCCCGAGGGGGCTGTCTACCTCTTTGCTGGCGACAATGCGACTCTGCTGCCGGTGGCAACGCTCGGGATCTGGCTCTACTTCTGGGGGCTGCCGATGGAGGGATTGCTGCTGGTGGGCGCCACCTATTTTCAGGCGATCAACCGCCCACGCATCGCCTCGCTGCTGACCGGTGGCAAACTGCTGCTGATCGGTGGCTTCCTGTGGGGATTCTCGACCCTGTGGGGCGTGGCCGGGGTGTGGCTGGCACTGCCGACCTGCAGCACTCTGCTGGTGTTGCTGATGTGGCGGGCGATGCGTCAGGAGTCAGGCTCCCACAGGCAGGACTAG
- the mscM gene encoding miniconductance mechanosensitive channel MscM: MLQRLLTLLLLSLTLLTTTAQADDTIAQTEALLQSVPKSDTPENQKLRESYQQALQFAREAERYREHSKAYQQVLIDYPKESARLKESLRNYQPKARPSLSTLKEESLRQAIGLSSNRQMMLRKERQAIMDSLNQLESTGQDYHLRVDDLRKQLQVTRSQLERLNFSSESDRLQEAQLLLAKIKEQSLSDRIQMLELEQLSAQQRNDLGKLKLQELNLTIADEDEWQSSLLTQQNQLRREKTEQTLAESERLRKQLSSDMPLLQEQQQQNQALSIQLGTLEEQIEEVQDEQRSVDKNLFELNELVNSVREQLEWLQISDAYGENLRSKLADLPAYYPLDKLESAIVSARMAKYQYETEQDTLKDPRQLRDQLISGEEVTLDRQQLAVLDNLLKARRQLLTRLNDASDTLIQEQTRLKLLYSHRNSKIDEIREISASHLFWMPDVRPLTPSVMLGVPAALSLAFNPENWLQVPHAIAENTPLSLTLATLGLLVLAWSWFKLARHLTQYCDHIAPRIGKVTQDKFSLTSRLLLRSLLAAMPLPAMVLMVRGLLGGAWQYPFAVAIGRGLGEIWFLLLALVLARHLTLEKGILIHHFRWPKEQVQKVWGQFRTLLLVLIPSFFVQGMANSYQEHAFYDSLGRLAFIIGALWLLLFFARLNRERLPLTWGQSDMTKPHLLHHFIWNSLMLAPLLAVIGTLFGYFYTSRTLLRQLELSLLMGLGCLLVYYLARRWMLIQRRRLAFERAKSKRAEILAQRERDDQHEELSSEIPDVVEETELDLDTLSTQSLGLIRTLLMLGFTLLVVVQWSDLNSAFSFLSNIEVWQVSSKIGGIEQLSAITLQDLMLTAFVFILTVVTARNLPSLMELTLLQHLSLSPGTGFALTTTSKYLVILIGALTGFSMLGIDWSKTQWLVAALSVGLGFGLQEIFANFVSGLIILFEKPIRLGDTVTIRDLTGTVTKIKTRATTIVDWDRKEIIVPNKAFITEQFINWSLSDAITRVRLRIRIGLTRDPKLVQTILEESVKASTLVLDTPTPEVFLIEFTDSALIYEIRLYVNNMDHRMPITHEVHSLVLEKMQQQGLTLPHQQIDIHLSRG; encoded by the coding sequence ATGTTGCAACGCCTGCTCACCCTCCTGCTCCTTTCCCTCACGCTGCTCACGACCACGGCTCAGGCTGATGACACCATCGCCCAGACCGAAGCGCTGCTGCAAAGCGTCCCCAAGAGCGACACGCCGGAAAACCAGAAACTGAGGGAGAGCTATCAGCAGGCGCTGCAGTTTGCCAGAGAAGCAGAGCGCTATCGGGAGCACAGCAAGGCATATCAGCAGGTTCTGATCGACTATCCCAAAGAGTCGGCCCGCCTCAAGGAGAGCCTGCGCAACTATCAGCCCAAGGCACGCCCTTCCCTCTCCACGCTCAAGGAGGAGAGCCTGCGCCAAGCCATTGGCCTTAGCAGCAACCGCCAGATGATGCTGCGCAAAGAGCGTCAGGCCATCATGGACAGTCTCAATCAGCTAGAGAGCACGGGGCAGGATTATCACCTGCGGGTGGATGACCTGCGCAAACAGCTGCAAGTCACCCGCAGCCAGCTGGAGCGCCTCAACTTCAGCAGCGAATCGGATCGGCTGCAGGAGGCGCAACTGCTGCTGGCCAAGATCAAGGAGCAGAGTCTCTCCGACCGGATCCAGATGCTGGAGCTGGAGCAGCTCTCGGCCCAGCAGCGCAACGATCTGGGCAAGCTCAAGTTGCAGGAGCTCAACCTGACCATTGCCGACGAGGATGAATGGCAGTCGAGCCTGCTGACCCAGCAGAACCAGCTGCGCCGGGAGAAAACCGAGCAGACCCTCGCCGAGAGCGAGCGACTGCGCAAGCAGCTCTCCAGCGATATGCCTCTGCTGCAGGAGCAACAGCAGCAGAATCAGGCTCTCTCCATCCAGCTCGGCACCCTCGAAGAGCAGATCGAGGAGGTGCAGGATGAGCAACGCAGCGTCGACAAGAACCTGTTTGAACTCAACGAGCTGGTCAACTCGGTGCGCGAGCAACTGGAGTGGCTGCAGATCAGTGACGCCTATGGCGAAAACCTGCGCAGCAAGCTGGCTGACCTGCCTGCTTACTACCCACTGGACAAGCTGGAGTCCGCCATTGTCAGTGCCCGCATGGCCAAATACCAGTACGAGACCGAGCAGGATACCCTCAAGGATCCCCGCCAGCTGCGCGACCAGCTTATCTCCGGCGAAGAGGTCACACTCGATCGCCAGCAACTGGCGGTGCTCGACAACCTGCTCAAGGCCCGTCGCCAGCTGTTGACCCGTCTCAACGACGCGTCCGACACCCTGATTCAGGAGCAGACCCGGCTCAAGCTGCTCTATAGCCACCGCAACAGCAAGATCGACGAGATCCGCGAGATCAGTGCCAGCCACCTGTTCTGGATGCCGGATGTACGGCCGCTCACCCCCTCCGTCATGCTCGGGGTGCCTGCCGCCCTCTCGCTGGCTTTCAATCCGGAGAACTGGCTGCAAGTCCCCCACGCTATCGCCGAAAACACGCCGCTCAGTCTGACTCTGGCCACGCTGGGACTACTGGTACTGGCCTGGAGCTGGTTCAAACTGGCTCGCCATCTGACCCAATATTGCGACCACATAGCACCACGGATCGGCAAGGTAACCCAGGACAAGTTCAGCCTTACCAGCCGGCTGCTGTTGCGCTCTCTGCTTGCAGCCATGCCGCTCCCCGCCATGGTACTGATGGTGCGGGGACTGCTGGGCGGCGCCTGGCAATACCCCTTTGCCGTGGCTATCGGCCGTGGCCTTGGCGAGATCTGGTTTCTGCTGCTGGCACTGGTGCTGGCCCGTCATCTCACCCTCGAGAAGGGGATCCTGATCCACCATTTCCGCTGGCCAAAAGAGCAGGTGCAGAAAGTGTGGGGACAGTTTCGCACCCTGCTGCTGGTACTGATCCCGAGCTTTTTCGTGCAGGGGATGGCCAACAGCTATCAGGAACACGCCTTCTACGACTCTCTCGGCCGGCTGGCCTTTATCATCGGCGCTCTCTGGCTGCTGCTCTTCTTCGCCCGTCTCAACCGGGAGCGACTGCCGCTCACCTGGGGCCAGAGCGATATGACCAAGCCCCATCTGCTCCACCACTTCATCTGGAACAGCCTGATGCTGGCGCCGCTATTGGCGGTTATTGGCACCCTGTTTGGCTACTTCTATACCTCGCGCACTCTGCTGCGCCAGCTGGAGCTGAGCCTGCTGATGGGGCTTGGCTGCCTGCTTGTCTACTATCTGGCCAGACGCTGGATGCTGATCCAGCGCCGTCGGCTGGCTTTCGAGCGAGCCAAAAGCAAGCGAGCGGAGATCCTTGCCCAACGTGAACGGGACGATCAACATGAAGAGCTGAGCTCTGAGATCCCCGATGTGGTTGAGGAGACCGAACTCGACCTCGATACCCTCAGCACCCAGTCGCTGGGGCTGATCCGCACTCTGCTGATGCTCGGTTTCACCCTGCTGGTGGTAGTGCAATGGTCGGATCTCAACTCCGCCTTCAGCTTCCTCAGCAACATCGAGGTGTGGCAGGTCAGCAGCAAGATTGGCGGTATAGAGCAGCTCTCGGCCATCACCTTGCAGGATCTGATGCTGACCGCCTTCGTCTTCATCCTGACCGTGGTCACTGCTCGCAACTTGCCGAGCCTGATGGAGCTGACCCTGCTGCAGCATCTGAGCCTCTCCCCCGGTACCGGCTTTGCGCTCACCACCACCAGCAAGTATCTGGTGATCCTGATCGGCGCCCTCACCGGCTTCTCGATGCTCGGCATCGACTGGTCCAAGACCCAGTGGCTGGTTGCCGCTCTCTCGGTCGGTCTGGGTTTCGGTCTGCAGGAGATCTTCGCCAACTTCGTCTCCGGCCTCATCATCCTGTTCGAGAAACCTATCCGGCTGGGTGATACCGTCACCATCCGCGATCTGACCGGCACCGTCACCAAGATCAAGACGCGCGCCACCACCATAGTGGATTGGGATCGCAAGGAGATCATCGTCCCCAACAAGGCCTTCATCACCGAGCAGTTCATCAACTGGTCGCTCTCCGATGCCATCACCCGGGTACGACTACGGATCCGCATCGGCCTGACCCGGGATCCCAAACTGGTTCAGACTATTCTGGAAGAGTCGGTCAAAGCATCGACACTGGTGCTCGATACCCCGACTCCCGAAGTGTTCCTGATCGAGTTCACCGACTCGGCACTGATCTACGAGATCCGGCTCTACGTGAACAACATGGATCATCGGATGCCCATCACCCACGAAGTTCACTCGCTGGTGCTGGAGAAGATGCAGCAACAGGGGCTCACCCTGCCCCACCAACAGATCGATATTCACTTGAGCAGGGGCTAA
- a CDS encoding peptidoglycan DD-metalloendopeptidase family protein, whose product MRVVCCLLLLLASQSALAEGFISRLLNHPVPGGVAVVPLGKASPAPQAHYQGKPVLVVQEDGQWIAIIGISLKSPLGAQQLTTSDGRTLAFTVTPKHYREQHIKLKNSRQVNPLAEDMTRINRELAEQTHAYQTFSPNQPSNLMFDKPVDGPLSSPFGLRRFFNGEERNPHSGLDFAVGAGTPIKSPAAGKVILIGNYFFNGNTVFVDHGQGLISMFCHMSKIDVTLGQSLPRGGIVGRVGSTGRATGPHMHWNVSLNDTRVDPAIFIGAFKP is encoded by the coding sequence ATGAGAGTTGTGTGTTGTCTGTTGTTATTGCTGGCCAGCCAGTCGGCGCTTGCCGAAGGTTTTATCAGCCGTCTGCTCAACCATCCGGTGCCGGGCGGCGTGGCCGTCGTCCCCCTTGGCAAGGCATCCCCGGCGCCACAAGCCCATTATCAAGGCAAGCCTGTACTGGTCGTGCAGGAAGATGGCCAGTGGATCGCCATCATCGGCATCTCCCTCAAAAGCCCGCTTGGGGCCCAACAACTGACCACCAGCGATGGTCGCACCCTCGCCTTTACCGTGACACCTAAGCACTACCGCGAGCAGCACATCAAGCTCAAGAACAGCCGTCAGGTCAATCCGCTCGCCGAAGACATGACCCGCATCAACCGTGAACTGGCCGAGCAAACCCATGCCTACCAGACCTTCAGTCCCAACCAGCCGAGCAATCTGATGTTCGACAAGCCGGTCGATGGCCCGCTGTCGAGCCCGTTTGGCCTGCGCCGCTTCTTCAATGGCGAGGAGCGCAATCCCCACTCCGGGCTCGACTTCGCCGTCGGCGCCGGCACCCCGATCAAATCCCCTGCCGCCGGCAAGGTGATCCTGATTGGCAACTACTTCTTCAACGGCAATACCGTCTTTGTCGACCACGGTCAGGGGCTCATCAGCATGTTCTGCCACATGTCGAAAATCGATGTGACGCTCGGCCAGAGTCTGCCGCGCGGCGGCATTGTCGGACGGGTCGGTTCAACCGGTCGCGCCACCGGGCCCCATATGCACTGGAACGTCAGCCTCAACGACACCCGGGTCGATCCCGCCATCTTTATCGGCGCATTCAAGCCCTGA
- a CDS encoding LysR family transcriptional regulator — translation MDRLTALRVFVSVVEQGSLSGAGEKLDMSRAMVSRYLAELESWMGARLLHRTTRRLSLTGPGEEALNRARAMLALGEEMEQIAVKGDDAPKGQLRITSSYSLSEALLVGAANDYLAQYPGTAIDILLLDRTVNLVEERIDLAVRITNDLDPNLVARRLGTCHSVVCASPAYLANHPAPQKVQDLALHNCLTYTYFGKSLWEFNGPDGPESVPVSGNLSANISNLLLEATLGGAGISLQPRYSAQPYLERGELVPLLTQWQPKRLGVYGVYATRKQMSPLLRSFLDFLLARMAADPLWRE, via the coding sequence ATGGATCGACTGACCGCTTTACGGGTCTTCGTCAGCGTAGTCGAACAGGGGAGCCTGAGTGGCGCCGGCGAGAAACTGGATATGTCACGCGCCATGGTGTCGCGCTACCTGGCCGAGCTGGAGAGCTGGATGGGCGCCCGCCTTCTGCATCGCACCACCCGGCGTCTTAGCCTGACCGGCCCGGGTGAGGAGGCGCTGAACCGGGCCCGTGCCATGCTGGCGCTGGGAGAGGAGATGGAGCAGATCGCCGTGAAGGGGGATGATGCCCCCAAGGGGCAACTGCGGATCACCAGCAGTTACTCCCTCTCGGAAGCCTTGCTGGTTGGCGCGGCCAACGACTATCTGGCGCAATACCCGGGCACCGCCATCGATATCCTGCTGCTGGACAGAACCGTCAATCTGGTGGAGGAGCGGATCGATCTGGCCGTGCGCATCACCAACGATCTCGACCCCAATCTGGTGGCTCGCCGACTTGGCACCTGCCATTCGGTGGTCTGCGCCAGCCCGGCCTATCTGGCCAACCACCCGGCACCGCAAAAGGTGCAGGATCTGGCGCTGCACAACTGCCTCACCTACACCTACTTCGGCAAGAGCCTGTGGGAGTTCAACGGCCCGGACGGCCCCGAGTCGGTGCCGGTCAGCGGCAACCTGAGTGCCAATATCTCCAACCTGCTGCTGGAGGCGACGTTGGGCGGTGCCGGGATCAGCCTGCAACCACGCTACTCGGCCCAGCCCTATCTTGAGCGGGGAGAACTGGTTCCGCTGCTGACCCAGTGGCAACCCAAGCGACTCGGCGTTTACGGGGTGTATGCCACCCGCAAGCAGATGTCACCGCTGCTGCGCAGCTTCCTCGATTTTCTGCTGGCTCGCATGGCGGCAGACCCGCTTTGGCGGGAGTGA
- a CDS encoding DsbA family protein has translation MKQQNPVLHYVYDPLCGWCYGAAPLLQSAATITGLKIELHAGGLWLGVRRQPMGEALRDYVRPHDQRIEALTGQPFGERYFNDLLLREGCLLDSEPPIRAVLAVTALGGDGLTMLHRIQQSHYRDGIWVGSAEHLATLAAEQGISEDAFQQAYLQAPLLQHLADSQGWMKRVGGQGYPTLGLECDGKASPVRVSDFLGDPAGLRQQLLELMK, from the coding sequence ATGAAGCAACAGAATCCCGTTCTCCATTATGTTTACGACCCCCTCTGTGGCTGGTGCTACGGTGCGGCGCCCCTGCTGCAAAGTGCTGCCACCATTACCGGGCTGAAGATTGAGCTCCATGCTGGCGGACTCTGGCTGGGTGTGCGTCGTCAGCCGATGGGCGAAGCGCTGCGCGACTACGTCCGGCCTCATGATCAGCGGATCGAAGCGCTGACCGGTCAGCCTTTTGGCGAGCGTTATTTCAACGATCTTCTGCTGCGTGAGGGTTGTCTGCTGGACTCCGAACCGCCGATCCGTGCGGTACTGGCAGTCACCGCACTGGGTGGTGATGGCCTGACCATGCTGCACCGGATCCAGCAATCCCATTATCGGGACGGGATCTGGGTGGGCTCTGCCGAACATCTGGCCACGCTGGCAGCAGAGCAGGGGATCAGTGAAGACGCGTTCCAGCAAGCCTATCTGCAGGCCCCTCTGCTGCAACATCTGGCTGACAGCCAGGGGTGGATGAAGAGGGTTGGTGGTCAGGGCTACCCCACGCTTGGGCTGGAGTGCGATGGCAAGGCGAGCCCTGTCCGAGTGTCCGACTTCTTGGGCGACCCGGCCGGGTTGCGTCAGCAGCTGCTGGAGCTGATGAAATAG
- the oxyR gene encoding DNA-binding transcriptional regulator OxyR translates to MNLRDLEYLVALDEEKHFRKAAERCFVSQPTLSGQLRKLEDELGVILIERTSRKVLFTPAGDAMAQQARRVLKEVRELKSIGQHFSEPMSGEIHIGFIPTVGPYLLPRIIQALRESFPQLEFYLYEEQTQSLLKRLEEGELDCVILAEMAGMEGFGSIPLYHEPMWLAVPCQHPEASAKDVPLGHLKGKKLLMLEDGHCLRDQAMGFCFAGGIGEDQRFKGTSLETLRNMVAAGSGMTLIPRLAVPADRDEGGVSYRPVIDPVPGRTISLLYRHYSVRRPCFNELATKIAGLMKVALAQ, encoded by the coding sequence ATGAACCTTCGTGATCTCGAATATCTGGTGGCACTGGATGAGGAAAAGCACTTTCGCAAGGCGGCCGAGCGCTGCTTTGTCAGCCAGCCAACCCTGAGCGGCCAGCTGCGCAAGCTGGAGGATGAGCTCGGGGTGATCCTGATTGAGCGCACCTCACGCAAGGTTCTGTTTACCCCTGCAGGGGATGCCATGGCCCAGCAGGCGAGACGTGTGCTCAAGGAAGTTCGTGAGCTCAAGAGTATCGGTCAGCATTTTTCAGAACCCATGTCGGGAGAGATCCATATCGGATTTATCCCGACGGTGGGGCCTTACCTGTTGCCTCGTATCATTCAAGCCCTGCGCGAGAGCTTCCCCCAGCTGGAATTCTACCTCTATGAAGAGCAGACCCAGAGCTTGCTCAAGCGGCTGGAGGAGGGAGAGCTGGATTGCGTCATTCTGGCCGAGATGGCTGGCATGGAGGGCTTTGGTTCCATCCCGCTTTATCACGAGCCGATGTGGCTGGCAGTGCCTTGCCAGCACCCGGAGGCAAGCGCCAAAGATGTGCCGCTCGGGCATCTCAAGGGTAAAAAGCTGCTGATGCTGGAGGATGGCCACTGCCTGCGGGATCAAGCCATGGGCTTCTGCTTTGCCGGCGGCATCGGTGAGGATCAGCGGTTCAAGGGAACCAGTCTGGAGACACTGCGCAACATGGTGGCTGCAGGTAGTGGCATGACCCTCATCCCCCGTCTGGCCGTGCCTGCCGATCGTGATGAAGGGGGCGTCAGTTATCGACCTGTTATCGATCCGGTTCCCGGTCGCACGATCTCTTTGCTCTACCGTCACTACTCGGTACGTCGCCCATGTTTCAATGAACTGGCAACCAAAATTGCGGGCTTGATGAAGGTCGCTCTGGCGCAATAA